A single genomic interval of Scylla paramamosain isolate STU-SP2022 chromosome 12, ASM3559412v1, whole genome shotgun sequence harbors:
- the LOC135105741 gene encoding ankyrin-3-like has translation MATLATMADMLYEAVNTGDVDAVMDLLKKGANVNVLPSCGRTALGRAAQLGHLAIVCLLLDAEKFYTTPEEEDVDTESLFSCISSSSSSHVGAAPSVTSCASRGNLPQDQKTSPTTGAAASSSSVGNLRPALGAALLSPQGHKCCSPSIDSETCTCSDELWGLDLSDSNQQSDWEAGRCKRELPSNNNEETSEIDIQDPYTLPICGHTTSQYTSSNIGYYVFEYREEEEDTGESSGPVVSSTEDSDSAMIGERRHHYHPHRQSSSVLLQRTLGRGRANIVSSDSEFETENRRRRRHARHNHRSHRHERENGRHKLVNSHRSSPWLAQLHSEYMALGLPSPWSPSRSCDINQQDAYGRSALHYATEQGHTYIVHMLIKAGVRVDTPDAEHMTALHLAVQRGLVEVITLLLEGGARVNNKMNDKSTPLHIAASRGYTDIVELLLCHGAKIDSLDSSDRTALIVAVSRSNVKVVQLLLERGAKVNIEEIHGYTPLCEAVWHKDVKLVQMLLAAGAKITQSHYLLHYAVLHRHFQLAELLLSARCIVNLRDDNGDTPLIIAARTCQPPIIKLLLKNGANTNYPNGLTGTTPLHEAVEGTRDAQFADFSTVFSLLYNHGAHLDLETVTAGDTPLYRALLLEKNKAAALLIRQGCNVNHRTPTATPDYLHMVALRGNSSLATLLLLAGFNLWSADWLNGIFTPGTLMSRLATVRLQPLTLADLCRVHIRQWFGERLHVSLGASALPTRVVRFLMLEDVEVDL, from the exons ATGGCTACTCTTGCAACTATGGCGGATATGTTGTATGAGGCTGTCAATACTGGGGATGTTGATGCAGTGATGGACTTGCTGAAAAAAG GTGCCAATGTCAATGTCCTTCCATCATGTGGACGGACTGCCCTGGGCCGCGCAGCACAGCTGGGACATCTAGCAATTGTGTGTCTCCTCCTTGATGCTGAAAAGTTTTACACAAcaccagaggaggaggatgtggacaCAGAATCACTGTTTTCATGCATCTCATCAAGTTCTAGCTCTCATGTCGGTGCAGCTCCCAGTGTGACCTCATGTGCCTCTAGAGGAAACTTACCTCAGGACCAGAAGACATCACCAACCACTGGAGCTGcagcttcatcttcttctgTAGGCAATCTCCGTCCAGCACTTGGGGCAGCTCTTTTGAGTCCACAGGGACACAAATGTTGCTCTCCAAGTATCGATTCTGAGACATGCACATGCAGTGATGAG TTGTGGGGTCTAGACCTTAGTGACTCGAACCAGCAAAGTGATTGGGAGGCTGGACGTTGTAAGCGAGAGCTCCCAAGTAACAATAATGAAGAAACCTCAGAAATTGATATTCAAGACCCATATACTTTGCCCATTTGTGGTCATACAACTAGTCAGTACACCTCAAGCAACATTGGTTATTACGTTTTTGaatacagagaagaggaggaggatactg GTGAGTCATCAGGGCCAGTTGTCTCATCTACGGAAGACTCAGACTCTGCTATGATAGGCGAGAGAcggcaccactaccacccccaccGCCAGTCCTCCTCAGTCCTGCTCCAACGCACTCTGGGACGGGGAAGGGCAAATATTGTGTCATCTGATTCAGAATttgaaacagaaaacagaagacGCAGACGTCATGCCCGCCACAACCATCGTTCTCATCGCCATGAAAGAGAGAATG GTCGTCACAAACTAGTTAACTCTCATCGTTCAAGCCCTTGGTTGGCTCAGCTTCATTCAGAATACATGGCTTTAGGCCTTCCATCTCCCTGGTCTCCAAGCCGCAGCTGTGATATTAACCAGCAGGATGCATATGGAAGGTCAGCATTGCATTATGCTACAGAACAAGGCCACACATATATTGTTCATATGCTCATCAAGGCAG GAGTCCGTGTAGACACCCCAGATGCTGAGCACATGACAGCGCTCCATCTTGCAGTGCAGCGAGGTTTGGTGGAGGTCATCACTCTGCTGCTGGAGGGAGGAGCCAGGGTTAACAACAAGATGAATGATAAG AGTACTCCACTGCATATAGCAGCATCAAGAGGCTACACTGACATTGTGGAATTGTTACTGTGTCATGGAGCAAAGATTGACTCCCTGGACAGCTCTGATCGCACTGCTCTCATTGTGGCTGTCTCGCGATCCAATGTCAAGGTGGTGCAGCTGCTGCTTGAGCGTGGGGCAAAGGTTAACATTGAGGAAATACATG gataCACTCCTTTGTGTGAGGCAGTGTGGCACAAAGATGTAAAACTAGTCCAGATGCTCCTGGCTGCTGGTGCCAAGATCACTCAGTCACACTATCTTCTCCATTATGCAGTCCTTCACCGACATTTTCAG CTGGCTGAGCTGTTACTCAGCGCCCGCTGCATTGTCAACCTGCGGGATGATAACGGAGATACTCCTCTTATCATTGCTGCACGCACCTGCCAGCCTCCCATCATCAAGTTGTTGCTCAAGAATG GTGCCAACACTAATTACCCCAATGGATTGACTGGCACTACTCCCCTACATGAGGCAGTAGAGGGCACAAGAGATGCTCAGTTTGCCGATTTCAGCACTgtgttctctctcctctacaaTCATGGTGCTCACCTTGATTTAGAAACTGTAACAGCTGGAGACACCCCACTGTATAGAGCTCTGCTGcttgagaaaaataaagcagctgctcttctgataagaCAAGG TTGCAACGTCAATCATCGAACTCCCACTGCCACGCCTGACTACCTGCACATGGTGGCTCTGCGTGGCAACTCATCCCTGGCCACACTCCTGCTGCTGGCGGGCTTTAACCTTTGGAGTGCAGACTGGCTCAATGGTATCTTCACTCCAGGCACTCTTATGTCAAGATTAGCAACAGTCAG gcTACAACCTCTCACTTTAGCTGACCTGTGTAGAGTTCACATTCGTCAATGGTTTGGTGAACGCCTTCATGTCAGCCTTGGAGCTTCAGCACTGCCGACAAGAGTAGTTAGATTTCTTATGTTGGAGGATGTAGAAGTTGATCTCTGA
- the LOC135105745 gene encoding CDK2-associated and cullin domain-containing protein 1-like isoform X1, with amino-acid sequence MGTTMEEIAGDSAQGAKSPSPSSNPADGIPRRLLALTNMTSEDYCNTYWPQLRAAIDKLLEGPPPPHHLGPVIEFEPMYSAAYKCVCQQHSEALYNDLMSHIERHFFRVAIQLQVKISNENESQLIDHCFYVIHRAMYSLDGIIPVFTYLNKVYVSTKLSSNLRTELQSLFCRTVIDPIIDKLVAIVKQTNETKPFSVAPQVMASVIKNLHKLNPNYSQKYPQVFAGYIPGVLPAMREHELSSYIDETRELQATLRQFWITSNAQGRKRCLDEETPS; translated from the exons ATGGGGACCACAATGGAGGAAATAGCTGGAGACTCAGCTCAAGGTGCAAAATCTCCCAGCCCCTCATCAAATCCTGCAGATGGCATCCCTAGGAGACTCCTTG CACTCACAAATATGACAAGTGAGGATTACTGTAACACTTACTGGCCTCAGCTCCGAGCTGCTATTGACAAGCTACTCGAGggcccccctcccccacaccactTGGGACCAGTCATTGAATTTGAGCCCATGTACTCGGCTGCATACAAGTGTGTCTGTCAGCAGCACTCAGAGGCACTCTATAATGATCTCATGTCCCACATTGAGAGACATTTTTTCAGAGTTGCTATACAGTTGCAGGTAAAAATTAGT aatgaaaatgaaagtcaGCTGATTGACCATTGTTTCTATGTTATTCATCGTGCCATGTACAGTCTAGATGGGATTATTCCAGTTTTTACATATTTG AATAAGGTGTATGTTTCTACCAAACTGTCCTCAAATCTTCGAACAGAATTGCAGAGTCTATTTTGCAGAACTGTCATTGACCCTATTATTGATAAGCTAGTAG CCATAGTGAAGCAAACAAATGAAACAAAGCCATTCTCTGTAGCACCACAAGTTATGGCTTCTGTCATAAAAAATCTCCACAAGCTTAATCCAAATTACTCCCAAAAGTATCCACAG GTGTTTGCTGGCTACATTCCTGGTGTTCTTCCTGCAATGCGAGAACATGAACTTTCTAGTTATATAGACGAGACTCGGGAACTCCAGGCAACACTGCGGCAGTTCTGGATCACCTCAAATGctcaaggaagaaaaagatgtttAGATGAAGAAACACCCAGTTAG
- the LOC135105745 gene encoding CDK2-associated and cullin domain-containing protein 1-like isoform X2, translating into MGTTMEEIAGDSAQGAKSPSPSSNPADGIPRRLLALTNMTSEDYCNTYWPQLRAAIDKLLEGPPPPHHLGPVIEFEPMYSAAYKCVCQQHSEALYNDLMSHIERHFFRVAIQLQNENESQLIDHCFYVIHRAMYSLDGIIPVFTYLNKVYVSTKLSSNLRTELQSLFCRTVIDPIIDKLVAIVKQTNETKPFSVAPQVMASVIKNLHKLNPNYSQKYPQVFAGYIPGVLPAMREHELSSYIDETRELQATLRQFWITSNAQGRKRCLDEETPS; encoded by the exons ATGGGGACCACAATGGAGGAAATAGCTGGAGACTCAGCTCAAGGTGCAAAATCTCCCAGCCCCTCATCAAATCCTGCAGATGGCATCCCTAGGAGACTCCTTG CACTCACAAATATGACAAGTGAGGATTACTGTAACACTTACTGGCCTCAGCTCCGAGCTGCTATTGACAAGCTACTCGAGggcccccctcccccacaccactTGGGACCAGTCATTGAATTTGAGCCCATGTACTCGGCTGCATACAAGTGTGTCTGTCAGCAGCACTCAGAGGCACTCTATAATGATCTCATGTCCCACATTGAGAGACATTTTTTCAGAGTTGCTATACAGTTGCAG aatgaaaatgaaagtcaGCTGATTGACCATTGTTTCTATGTTATTCATCGTGCCATGTACAGTCTAGATGGGATTATTCCAGTTTTTACATATTTG AATAAGGTGTATGTTTCTACCAAACTGTCCTCAAATCTTCGAACAGAATTGCAGAGTCTATTTTGCAGAACTGTCATTGACCCTATTATTGATAAGCTAGTAG CCATAGTGAAGCAAACAAATGAAACAAAGCCATTCTCTGTAGCACCACAAGTTATGGCTTCTGTCATAAAAAATCTCCACAAGCTTAATCCAAATTACTCCCAAAAGTATCCACAG GTGTTTGCTGGCTACATTCCTGGTGTTCTTCCTGCAATGCGAGAACATGAACTTTCTAGTTATATAGACGAGACTCGGGAACTCCAGGCAACACTGCGGCAGTTCTGGATCACCTCAAATGctcaaggaagaaaaagatgtttAGATGAAGAAACACCCAGTTAG